A stretch of the Bacillus licheniformis DSM 13 = ATCC 14580 genome encodes the following:
- a CDS encoding right-handed parallel beta-helix repeat-containing protein, with protein MGKFYYKKATTSGFDRQYIKDQNQNLDDIGKDIREVDTKINDHKKAKNAHTSEQISHESGLNVGQEIEVTKARFRNLVLNVDGTNVKEVVDARVGRDGTIYPTLRDRLDADGQTVDDIKDDLITRISFKNALSYGADPTGKTPSADAIQSALDEIHSEGGGWLVIPGGTYLIDKRMIIYENTRVTMAADCVLLRGWSGGFFANGKPTDNFSGYSGRGNIVIEGGMLDGNYLKIETYKTNAMDSVIIGHAKNIVIDNVTFKDVITDHAIDANGCNGLRITNCRFTGFIDTSGTRPFSEAIQLGEFTKGGVNIFGAFDSTPNTNVYIAHNYFGKSDLLGGWGCAVGNHYAVYDVFQTNITIFDNTIEDCGFAGIRTFKWGEVKIINNVFRRNRECVRISQVSGGIESSKNASGVQMNRPQNAQNILIQGNDFYEYTVCGVVTYGQIYNKEAAWSDGIRIFGNYFKLREKDIGSYGNEQAIQIIYGRNVFISDNRIFGGRRGIWLEGCFNTFISNNYISCVDTEAVYVAKSRDTSSTITKSTHLSIDGNEINTIGRNGIYVQNCDNFDVRNNNIFNTNIEQGSKDRGGVFVEKAYDGRIEGNRIRGVEKIFAILVQSTATEVNVFNTKGTGRVIVQGDSNLNGYYGTTQNDYIRKISTKSSS; from the coding sequence TTGGGAAAGTTCTATTATAAAAAAGCCACAACAAGCGGGTTTGATCGCCAATATATAAAAGACCAAAATCAAAACCTAGATGACATAGGTAAGGACATCCGAGAAGTTGACACAAAAATAAATGATCATAAAAAAGCCAAAAACGCCCATACATCCGAACAAATATCGCACGAAAGCGGACTAAATGTCGGACAGGAAATCGAAGTAACGAAGGCGCGCTTTAGAAATCTCGTCCTAAATGTCGACGGAACCAACGTTAAAGAAGTCGTCGATGCCCGTGTCGGCCGGGACGGGACGATTTATCCGACGCTCAGGGATCGTTTAGACGCCGACGGACAGACGGTTGATGACATAAAGGACGATCTTATCACGAGAATCAGCTTTAAAAATGCACTTAGTTATGGCGCAGATCCTACGGGGAAAACACCGTCAGCGGATGCGATTCAAAGCGCGCTGGACGAAATCCACAGCGAAGGTGGTGGTTGGCTCGTCATTCCTGGCGGTACTTATCTGATCGATAAACGCATGATCATTTACGAAAACACACGCGTTACAATGGCGGCTGATTGCGTGCTGCTTCGAGGATGGTCTGGCGGATTCTTTGCAAACGGTAAGCCCACCGATAATTTCTCCGGATATTCCGGAAGAGGTAACATCGTCATTGAGGGCGGTATGTTAGATGGGAATTACCTGAAGATCGAAACATATAAAACGAATGCGATGGACAGCGTTATTATCGGTCACGCGAAAAATATCGTTATCGATAACGTAACGTTTAAAGACGTAATTACCGACCACGCAATCGATGCGAACGGATGTAACGGCCTTCGAATCACAAATTGCAGATTTACCGGATTTATCGATACTAGCGGAACACGTCCTTTTTCTGAAGCGATTCAGCTCGGAGAGTTTACGAAAGGCGGCGTCAACATTTTCGGTGCCTTCGACAGCACGCCGAACACTAACGTCTATATTGCGCATAACTACTTCGGAAAGTCCGATCTTTTAGGCGGTTGGGGATGCGCTGTCGGAAACCACTACGCTGTATACGACGTGTTCCAGACGAACATAACGATATTCGACAATACGATTGAGGATTGCGGGTTTGCTGGCATTCGTACATTTAAATGGGGCGAAGTTAAAATTATTAACAACGTCTTCAGACGGAATCGGGAGTGCGTCCGGATTTCGCAAGTTTCCGGCGGAATCGAGAGCTCTAAAAATGCCTCTGGCGTACAGATGAATCGCCCACAAAACGCTCAAAACATTCTAATCCAAGGGAATGACTTCTACGAGTATACGGTCTGCGGAGTAGTTACCTACGGGCAGATTTACAATAAGGAAGCTGCTTGGAGCGATGGTATCCGGATCTTCGGAAACTACTTTAAACTGCGGGAGAAAGATATCGGCAGCTACGGCAATGAGCAGGCGATTCAGATAATCTACGGAAGGAACGTCTTCATCTCCGATAACAGGATTTTCGGAGGGCGTAGGGGCATCTGGCTCGAGGGTTGTTTTAATACGTTCATCTCGAACAATTATATATCATGTGTAGATACGGAAGCAGTTTACGTTGCGAAAAGCCGCGATACATCTTCGACTATCACAAAATCTACACATTTATCGATAGACGGGAACGAAATTAACACGATCGGGCGAAACGGGATCTACGTCCAGAACTGCGATAATTTTGATGTGCGGAACAACAACATATTCAATACGAATATCGAACAAGGATCAAAAGATCGCGGAGGTGTTTTCGTAGAAAAGGCTTACGATGGACGTATCGAAGGTAACCGAATCCGAGGTGTAGAGAAAATATTCGCCATCTTAGTCCAGTCTACCGCAACTGAAGTGAACGTGTTTAACACGAAGGGAACTGGTCGCGTCATCGTTCAAGGTGATTCGAATCTTAACGGGTATTACGGCACAACACAGAATGATTATATAAGAAAAATCAGCACGAAGAGCAGCAGCTAA
- a CDS encoding phage baseplate upper protein, producing the protein MIYKDSEVHFNISSQIKRSVSANIQFSTQDINTAKLTISLTKDGVPLPISQATHGKLFMRFADGSKFYVNTEVQDALGGVIFYVLTPDQVTHYGTVQAELYVNYDNGQKLSVHKFSFEIDRALVDQDIAPVAEYYVDDFESLKAVIQEMADDAEQVLAELQKKFENLDNIETKEGAQEKADVAEAGAKAYTDKHAAKIDNPHKVTKAQVGLSNVDNVKQASKSDFDNHVGNTANPHAVTKAQVGLSDVDNVKQASKAEFDTHNSDNTRHITADERTKWDGGQLRKLTDDSGKRTQVADGADLLTLSTGFYFATGNAVQNNPTTNDSAQFTYDVIESDQGRKTIYAWRTTDNTLWHATVIPDTAFKGWKRVITDDDFRKKTFVDTYDFDNSAFTATEGVVTKIKFGAARADDQSEYDQTKSEITLKNSGLYLVRLYISATAIPSNSDIGFICYVNDAQYQTMGYWYPSKSTQTNVVFLQQKFNSGDKVTFHIFPKVTGSTPSSVSVKSAFLTMSQIR; encoded by the coding sequence ATGATATATAAAGATTCCGAAGTCCATTTCAATATAAGCTCGCAAATTAAACGAAGTGTTTCCGCGAACATTCAATTTAGTACGCAGGACATCAATACGGCAAAGCTAACGATCAGCTTAACGAAGGACGGCGTGCCGTTGCCGATAAGCCAAGCGACTCACGGTAAGTTGTTTATGCGGTTTGCGGACGGAAGCAAGTTCTACGTTAATACGGAAGTTCAAGACGCGCTCGGGGGCGTTATTTTTTATGTCTTGACGCCGGATCAAGTTACGCATTACGGAACGGTGCAGGCCGAGCTTTACGTTAATTATGACAACGGCCAGAAATTGAGCGTCCATAAATTTTCGTTTGAAATCGATCGAGCACTCGTCGACCAGGATATCGCCCCGGTGGCCGAATATTATGTTGACGATTTCGAATCGCTAAAGGCCGTCATTCAAGAAATGGCGGACGATGCCGAACAGGTTCTCGCTGAGTTACAGAAGAAATTCGAAAATCTCGATAACATTGAGACGAAAGAAGGCGCTCAGGAAAAAGCAGACGTCGCAGAGGCTGGTGCTAAAGCTTATACCGATAAGCATGCGGCTAAAATTGATAATCCGCACAAGGTAACGAAAGCTCAGGTCGGCCTCTCAAACGTTGATAACGTCAAGCAAGCGTCTAAATCCGATTTTGACAATCATGTCGGCAATACAGCGAACCCTCACGCAGTCACGAAAGCACAAGTCGGGCTGTCGGATGTAGACAACGTTAAGCAGGCGAGCAAGGCCGAATTTGATACGCACAACAGCGACAACACTCGCCATATTACTGCGGATGAACGGACGAAATGGGATGGCGGCCAATTGCGCAAGCTGACAGACGACAGCGGCAAACGGACACAGGTCGCAGACGGTGCGGATCTGCTGACGTTGTCCACCGGATTTTATTTTGCGACAGGAAATGCCGTTCAGAATAACCCGACGACAAATGACAGCGCGCAGTTTACTTACGACGTTATCGAATCCGATCAGGGCCGGAAGACGATCTATGCGTGGAGGACCACGGACAATACGCTGTGGCACGCGACAGTTATTCCGGATACCGCGTTTAAAGGATGGAAGCGAGTTATCACTGACGACGATTTTCGGAAGAAAACATTCGTAGATACGTACGATTTTGATAACTCTGCATTTACGGCAACTGAGGGCGTGGTTACAAAGATAAAGTTCGGAGCTGCCCGGGCTGACGACCAATCAGAATATGACCAAACAAAGTCTGAGATTACCTTGAAAAACAGCGGTTTGTATCTGGTCAGATTGTATATTTCAGCAACAGCCATCCCATCTAATTCGGACATCGGATTTATTTGCTATGTCAATGATGCGCAATATCAAACGATGGGCTACTGGTACCCTTCAAAAAGTACACAAACGAATGTAGTATTCTTACAGCAGAAGTTTAATAGCGGTGATAAAGTTACCTTTCATATTTTCCCTAAAGTGACCGGTAGCACTCCTTCATCAGTCAGTGTTAAGTCTGCGTTTTTAACGATGTCTCAAATAAGATAG
- a CDS encoding XkdW family protein, giving the protein MNLALAVKYLFPDAIIGEDFIIRDDGDGRGQYIETWRISAPQPSEKELQEAWENYLENPVTDDPQLSYTSQQLLKLGREMSSLKLEILALKGEMTNGS; this is encoded by the coding sequence ATGAACCTAGCACTTGCTGTTAAATATTTATTCCCGGATGCGATTATCGGTGAGGACTTTATCATAAGAGACGATGGGGATGGGCGCGGTCAGTATATTGAGACTTGGCGGATAAGCGCTCCGCAACCAAGCGAAAAAGAACTTCAAGAAGCATGGGAAAATTACTTGGAAAACCCAGTTACAGATGATCCACAACTTTCATATACATCCCAGCAGCTTTTAAAGTTAGGCCGTGAGATGTCTTCACTGAAACTTGAAATTCTCGCGCTTAAAGGAGAGATGACTAATGGATCTTAA
- a CDS encoding XkdX family protein, producing MDLNFWVYALYYNWADTPMVKQALQYNDVTIEELRDGVDQGYVTPEQFQEITGEKYIA from the coding sequence ATGGATCTTAATTTTTGGGTGTACGCTCTTTATTATAATTGGGCTGATACTCCTATGGTTAAGCAAGCACTACAATACAATGACGTAACAATTGAGGAGTTAAGAGACGGTGTAGATCAAGGATATGTTACGCCTGAGCAATTCCAAGAAATAACTGGCGAGAAGTACATTGCCTAG
- a CDS encoding glycerophosphodiester phosphodiesterase, translated as MRKLFFISLVIMLFLSVNVGCSNVDATTSKSIEYSPLIIAHRGASELEPEHTIRSYSRAIKDGTDFIEIDLRVTKDGKLVAFHDEDVSRTTDGKGDIEDLSLNHVKELRTEKDQQVLTLEEIIKKYGDSTKYYIETREDSKGRLVMEKKLIDILNRYNLLENNQVIIQSFSAKSLKQVRKLNKEVPIVQLVQTWDAEKLSERIKDYKKYAYAIGISSQTLSDKEVKMIHDENMEVHTFFRVELEKEETKRMIELKVDGMFANNPAYLNKLLDGSK; from the coding sequence ATGAGAAAATTATTTTTTATATCGCTAGTTATTATGCTTTTTCTTAGTGTGAATGTTGGGTGTAGCAACGTCGATGCTACAACAAGCAAATCGATAGAGTATTCACCTCTTATAATCGCACATAGAGGAGCTTCGGAGCTGGAGCCTGAACATACAATCAGATCTTATTCGAGAGCAATTAAGGACGGGACCGATTTCATTGAGATCGATCTAAGGGTGACGAAAGACGGAAAACTAGTCGCTTTTCACGATGAAGACGTGTCCCGTACAACAGATGGAAAGGGAGACATTGAAGATTTATCGTTAAACCATGTCAAGGAATTGCGAACTGAAAAAGATCAACAGGTCTTAACTCTTGAAGAGATTATCAAGAAATACGGGGATTCAACGAAGTATTATATAGAGACTCGCGAAGATTCTAAAGGCCGTTTGGTTATGGAGAAGAAACTGATCGATATACTCAATCGCTATAATTTACTTGAAAATAATCAAGTAATCATTCAGTCGTTTAGCGCGAAAAGTTTGAAACAAGTTAGAAAACTCAACAAAGAAGTTCCCATCGTACAACTTGTGCAGACTTGGGATGCGGAGAAACTGTCCGAAAGAATTAAAGACTATAAAAAATACGCGTATGCGATTGGAATTAGTTCTCAGACGCTGTCTGACAAGGAAGTGAAAATGATTCATGACGAGAATATGGAGGTCCATACGTTCTTCCGTGTCGAGTTAGAGAAAGAGGAAACAAAGCGAATGATTGAACTAAAAGTCGACGGTATGTTCGCTAATAACCCGGCCTATTTAAATAAATTACTCGATGGATCAAAGTAA
- a CDS encoding BhlA/UviB family holin-like peptide, producing the protein MGELDVIKYFLTQGPFAVLFTWLLIYVMKSNRERESRLQDLLDKFSDKYDVIIDKLDRLEEKFRGRE; encoded by the coding sequence TTGGGCGAGCTGGACGTAATCAAATACTTTTTAACGCAAGGGCCGTTCGCGGTCCTTTTTACGTGGCTGCTAATTTACGTAATGAAATCGAATCGTGAACGTGAATCGCGGCTACAGGATCTACTCGATAAATTCAGCGATAAATACGACGTCATTATCGACAAGCTCGATAGACTCGAAGAGAAATTTCGCGGAAGAGAATAA
- a CDS encoding N-acetylmuramoyl-L-alanine amidase — MAISVKKNLVASSKYSVKCPYSMDAKYITFHNTANDASAANEIAYMIRNNNQVSYHFAVDDKEVVQGIPTNRNAWHCGDENGPGNRSSIGVEVCYSKSGGAKYKAAEKLAIKFIAQLLTERGWGVDRVKKHQDWSGKYCPHRVLDEGRWGAVKAAIAAELKALGGKSSSPAKSAPKASGKTYTVKKGDTLSEIAVKTGVSVAKLQSYNGIKNPNKIMVGQVLKLTGSVSSKPSSSGKKYVYLPASADSWRIYPTNKAPVKGNECGFLRPKKFGGLKYEILANPQTDVYTIKTDQFGKVNIYAAKSTGATIK; from the coding sequence ATGGCGATTTCAGTCAAGAAAAACCTCGTCGCGTCAAGTAAGTATTCCGTTAAGTGTCCGTATTCAATGGATGCGAAGTACATCACGTTTCACAATACGGCGAACGACGCTTCAGCAGCGAATGAAATTGCGTACATGATCCGCAATAACAACCAAGTATCGTATCACTTTGCGGTAGACGATAAAGAGGTCGTTCAGGGGATTCCGACAAACCGTAACGCATGGCATTGCGGAGACGAAAACGGACCCGGCAACCGTTCATCTATCGGCGTCGAGGTTTGCTATTCGAAATCAGGCGGCGCTAAGTATAAAGCGGCCGAAAAACTTGCGATTAAATTCATCGCTCAGCTATTAACAGAGCGCGGCTGGGGCGTTGATCGCGTTAAGAAGCATCAGGATTGGAGCGGAAAATACTGCCCGCACCGTGTACTCGATGAGGGGCGTTGGGGTGCGGTAAAAGCGGCCATCGCTGCGGAATTGAAAGCGCTCGGAGGAAAGTCGTCTAGCCCTGCGAAATCAGCACCGAAAGCATCCGGTAAGACGTATACCGTAAAGAAAGGCGACACGCTTTCGGAAATCGCGGTTAAAACAGGCGTTAGTGTGGCGAAACTCCAGTCCTATAACGGTATTAAAAATCCGAATAAAATCATGGTCGGTCAGGTGCTGAAGCTTACGGGCAGCGTTAGTTCCAAACCGTCCTCTAGCGGTAAGAAATACGTATATCTTCCGGCATCTGCCGACTCATGGCGCATCTATCCGACTAACAAAGCGCCGGTCAAGGGGAACGAGTGCGGATTTCTGCGTCCGAAGAAATTTGGCGGCCTTAAATACGAAATCCTTGCGAATCCCCAAACGGACGTCTATACGATCAAAACGGATCAGTTCGGAAAAGTGAATATCTACGCGGCGAAATCAACCGGCGCAACTATTAAGTAA
- a CDS encoding holin gives MEEVLLFATVLAPILTALVQLVKKTINMPTNVVPAVSFVLGIALGAVAYPFTDLELVLRLWAGGFAGLAATGLFEIGAKREGTTK, from the coding sequence ATGGAAGAAGTATTATTATTTGCGACTGTGTTGGCGCCCATCCTAACGGCGCTTGTTCAACTTGTTAAGAAAACGATTAACATGCCGACCAATGTTGTGCCTGCGGTTAGCTTCGTTTTAGGAATCGCACTCGGAGCCGTGGCCTATCCGTTTACGGACCTCGAACTAGTATTGCGGTTGTGGGCCGGCGGTTTTGCGGGACTGGCTGCGACGGGTCTTTTCGAGATCGGCGCAAAACGTGAAGGAACGACCAAGTAA
- a CDS encoding helix-turn-helix domain-containing protein, which translates to MRLRLKELLEEHGYEQKEIAEELELSTRAVSELCSGKTKRYPKETLEKIIDKFNITDMNELFEVHED; encoded by the coding sequence ATGCGTCTTCGTCTGAAAGAACTGCTCGAGGAGCACGGATATGAACAAAAAGAAATCGCAGAGGAATTGGAGTTATCAACTCGCGCTGTGAGTGAATTATGTTCGGGGAAAACCAAAAGGTACCCAAAAGAAACGCTTGAAAAAATAATTGATAAGTTTAATATCACAGATATGAATGAATTGTTTGAGGTTCACGAGGATTAA
- a CDS encoding helix-turn-helix domain-containing protein, protein MHYLAEHQTFASTAELNAAVYEHIKRNTYELNDTDRLTLKTIARYAVKFAGAAHLKAETLADLIGKSVKTARRAVNKLASLSIIQKVATTRKINGGHGANIIVILPVGSRVEDMQLSEDDQSTMTTRGDAEKPSEPTDESPKTTNEPSDSINLSKNHVIDTVPACGLKNALPSEIYSAMARYFEADEIYKYYGILLRAKASVDPTLILEEHPQPFVEAWHAAILKRKQQKIRRFDDYLYASFRQAAWTVKARENRVKNVGLLAEFETFLQAE, encoded by the coding sequence ATGCATTATTTAGCGGAACACCAAACGTTCGCTTCGACGGCCGAACTCAACGCGGCAGTCTACGAACACATCAAGCGCAATACATACGAATTAAATGACACGGACCGGCTGACGCTGAAGACGATTGCTCGTTACGCAGTCAAATTCGCCGGCGCAGCGCATCTCAAAGCGGAGACACTCGCGGACCTGATCGGAAAGTCCGTCAAGACAGCGCGTCGTGCCGTCAACAAACTCGCATCACTTTCGATCATCCAGAAGGTCGCGACAACACGGAAAATAAACGGCGGCCACGGCGCCAATATCATCGTCATTCTTCCGGTCGGAAGCAGAGTCGAGGACATGCAATTGTCCGAAGATGACCAGTCGACAATGACCACGCGTGGGGATGCCGAAAAGCCATCAGAGCCAACGGATGAATCGCCTAAAACTACGAATGAACCATCGGATTCTATAAATCTTTCAAAAAATCACGTAATAGATACGGTGCCGGCCTGCGGTCTTAAAAATGCGTTACCAAGCGAAATCTACTCCGCAATGGCGCGCTACTTCGAAGCAGACGAAATTTATAAATACTACGGAATCTTATTGCGGGCTAAGGCAAGCGTAGATCCAACGCTGATACTCGAAGAACATCCGCAGCCATTCGTTGAAGCGTGGCATGCAGCGATTCTGAAACGAAAACAGCAGAAAATTAGACGCTTTGACGACTACCTATACGCTAGCTTCCGACAAGCCGCATGGACAGTAAAAGCCCGTGAAAATCGCGTTAAAAACGTTGGGCTATTGGCGGAGTTCGAAACGTTCCTCCAAGCGGAATAG
- a CDS encoding YolD-like family protein, with the protein MTLRDRGTMKWTSIFLPEHIASLRKLKSEIDHAYERKPSIDPEQWSDFESKIQYAYRTGQDCEIRYWRNWVAERVSGVIESVDPVGGTLRIEGVDIPFREIVWVALEDV; encoded by the coding sequence ATGACATTACGCGATAGAGGGACGATGAAATGGACGTCTATATTCTTGCCGGAGCACATCGCTAGTCTCCGGAAACTTAAATCCGAAATTGATCACGCATATGAGCGGAAGCCATCGATTGATCCGGAGCAGTGGTCGGACTTTGAATCGAAGATACAATACGCGTACAGGACCGGACAGGATTGCGAGATCCGTTACTGGCGTAATTGGGTCGCGGAGAGGGTGAGCGGCGTGATTGAATCCGTTGATCCGGTCGGAGGGACATTGCGGATTGAAGGCGTTGACATACCGTTCAGGGAGATCGTGTGGGTTGCGTTGGAGGACGTGTGA
- a CDS encoding site-specific integrase gives MTVIKKDDKTGKYYFVYSGGVHPITGARIQKRRQGMSSLREAKEVLKQVIIEVDKEKNSHNPNKSVFSTFAEKWFESKKVRLRSSTIVNYREQLDYNILPYLGTFKIKDITEEVLQHYINRLHNERKLAPATIRTAFGVVAEVLKKASRKGAFDLAILDDVNLPPENRISKVWNESNVQAFLDARNRIVSLTRYFIGMVLSVITGMRMGEVLGLRWSDIDFEKGYLTIRQTLAKIDDEGNYGLVPEVKTAAGFRTVHLPKFFIEYLIEHKKMVQREKEILGEDYIDYDLVVCTKHGKWVHPNNYRRAFTRLIAQLELPKIPPKNLRHTHATYLISIGISPKIVQERLGHAHIKTTLGTYSHVLPSMQAELVGKLDDLVAKV, from the coding sequence ATGACAGTGATTAAGAAAGACGATAAAACCGGAAAATATTATTTTGTATATTCTGGCGGGGTTCACCCGATAACTGGTGCTAGAATTCAAAAAAGAAGGCAAGGAATGTCGAGTCTACGAGAGGCGAAAGAGGTTTTAAAGCAGGTCATAATAGAGGTGGATAAGGAAAAAAATTCTCATAACCCTAATAAAAGCGTGTTTAGTACCTTCGCTGAAAAATGGTTTGAATCGAAAAAGGTTAGACTTCGATCAAGTACAATCGTCAATTACCGCGAGCAGCTTGATTACAACATACTTCCATATCTAGGAACGTTTAAAATTAAAGACATCACTGAGGAAGTCTTGCAGCATTATATTAATCGACTTCACAATGAACGGAAACTTGCTCCGGCAACCATCCGGACAGCTTTCGGTGTTGTCGCCGAAGTCTTAAAGAAAGCTTCCCGAAAAGGAGCGTTCGACCTCGCCATCCTTGACGATGTAAACCTTCCTCCCGAAAATCGCATTTCTAAAGTATGGAACGAGTCGAATGTACAAGCGTTTTTGGATGCTCGCAACCGTATCGTGTCACTAACTCGTTACTTTATCGGAATGGTATTATCCGTTATTACAGGCATGCGAATGGGGGAGGTTCTCGGATTGCGGTGGTCCGATATAGACTTCGAAAAGGGTTATTTAACAATTCGACAAACTCTCGCTAAGATAGACGACGAAGGTAATTACGGATTAGTTCCCGAGGTCAAAACTGCGGCGGGCTTCAGGACCGTCCATTTACCGAAATTCTTTATCGAATACTTAATCGAACATAAGAAAATGGTCCAGCGCGAAAAAGAAATTCTCGGCGAGGACTACATCGACTATGATCTCGTAGTGTGTACGAAGCACGGTAAGTGGGTACATCCGAATAACTATCGACGGGCATTTACTCGGTTAATTGCGCAGCTTGAGCTCCCGAAAATCCCTCCGAAGAATTTGCGACATACTCACGCGACGTATTTAATCAGTATCGGAATCAGTCCGAAGATTGTTCAGGAGCGTTTAGGCCACGCACATATCAAAACGACGCTCGGAACGTACAGTCATGTTTTGCCTTCGATGCAGGCGGAATTAGTCGGAAAATTGGACGATTTAGTCGCGAAAGTGTGA